In Miscanthus floridulus cultivar M001 chromosome 8, ASM1932011v1, whole genome shotgun sequence, the sequence GCTCCTTTTTTTTAATCTCCTCTCTAATCCGATCTAATCGCAGTCACCTGGTCGCCTCCCACTCCATCCTTTAGTAATTAATGCCCGTAGTTAGTTCTCCCCTCCTAACCTCTGCCTTGCCGCATCCATGGGGACCAGCACCATCGCCAGCTTTCCCTCCGCCACGCCCATTGGCTCCGGTGCCGTTGCCGACTTGCCGTTGCCATTGCTGCGCCCTGTCCCCGTCCTCCTCCTCGGTGGTGGGATAACGACGGCTGCGTCCCCGCCAACCGCCGCGTCCTACTCCTCCCCGATTCGGTTGTTGCCGGCTCCGTTCCGCCGACCAGGTAACATGCGCCTCTGCACTGCTCCGCGCCGCCCGTCCCAATCACACCATTCCTGCCGCTCTCTCGTCTGAATGTAATTTTATTATTCGGTTCACCGCTGCGTCTCGTCCGATGAGATGAGATTCGGTCGGGTCATTTTCCTGCGTCCGTCACCGTCCGTCCGTTGGGGCTggcaagaaaagaaaaaggccggcGCCTTTCCTCCGCGCCCCAAGCTAGCTGCTGCTCCGGCCGTCGCAGCTTTCTTGGCGCGTCTGCGGGCACACAGCGCCTCGGTTCGTTGGGTAGGAAATCGCCCGCCTTTCGCGGCGTGGTTGCGACATTGGCAAAgcttcttccttccttccttcccgcTGTTTCCGCTGCGTTAGCGTGCAAGTTCCTGCCAAAGCGAGGGGATTGCTACTGCGTCGAGGAGCCATTTTCCTTGCAGGTTGCAGCCTGCATAGCGAAAGAGAGAGGCAGCcaggcggagagagagagagagagagagagagagagagagagagagagagagggagacgcAGCGGCAGCTTTTGCACGCCCGCGGCGCATCTTTTTATCCCCGCTAGCTAATTCGTCTCTTGTGGCCTTTTCCGGGTGCCGGCGGGCGAAATGTGAATATGTGATGATGAGTTTTCGTGGCGTCCGTCGATCTGTTCGCTGTTCTCCCATCATCATAGTTCCCTGTCGTCCGTCCTTGGCGCATTTGTTCTTGTCCTCGGGGGAGCGAGGCGTGTGGGGGTTCGCGCTTCACGTGTTGATTCCCCGCGCTCCCGCACTGCCTCCTCGTCGGATTTCGTGATGTGGAGGCCGCTTTTTGGACGCAGCTGATCAGTTGTTGTATTTTTTTTGTTCCGTTCTTCCGCTCCTGCCTTGTCCGGTTCTTCTCTCACTCACTATCTGCCTTCAAAAGGTTTAAACTTTGAAATGTCTGTTACTGCTAGCATGATGGCGACGTGATTACGGAATCTGATGAGTTATGGCTCTGATTTGCAGGAGGAAGTTGTGAATGAAAGGGGCTCAGGATAAGAGGCACAGAAAGAAGCAGGACCTTCAGGTTCTCGCGCCCTTCCCGGGATGCCTGGGGAGGATGATCAACATGTTCGATCTCAGCAATGGCGTGGTTGCCACCAAGATGCTCACCGAGAAGGCACATAGAGATGGTACCTATTTCTCTTACCCTTTTCCACTACATGGTTTTGTAAATTTTGCATGATTTTTTCTGTTCCCTGGGAtgggtttcttcttcttcttcagcgtGTGCAAGGTTATGCTCCACAAAATCTCTGATGCAGTGTAGCATATGCTTTGCAGTTTCTCCAGCCGGAAAAGACCGGAGTAATACTTTCAAGATGGCAATTAACCCCCCAGCTCAGACTGAAGATAAACAGGTATGTCGATTTTTTTATATGTTTTTTTTCTCATGGAAATAAAACTTGCGCACAACTGGAAGTTACACAATTTTGTTCATCTTCTATGATTTACCTGCAGAGAGATAGTCAGACAAGAAGGAATTCCCCTACTAAAAGATCCAACTCACCTACTAAAAGGACTGGTGCGACGCCTGTTAAGATGCTCATGGAGCAGGACATGTGGAAAGAAGGGATGCCTGATGAGCCACTGAATGTTGTTGCAAGATTAATGGGTCTACATGACGCTCCAGTTCAGCAATCTAATTTCCCTTTAGGAAGACAATTGGATAAGGAATATCATTGTGGTGGTTTTGAAGAGAACTACCGGAATCTCAAGCCGAAGAAGGAAAGCAAATGCCACCAAAACCAAAAGGTAGGGGCACGCCATCAGCACACTTGGAATGATTCTGGTGACCAACCATCAAGAATCAATAGCATCCAGAGCAAGCACCAAGGAAATGAGCCTTGTTGTGAGAAGAGGATGTCACTTGTTCGCGAGAAATTTGCTGAAGCGAAGCGTCTAGCCACGGATGAGAAGCTTCTTCATTCGAAGGAGTTCCAAGATGCACTGCAGTTTTTAAGCTCAAATAGAGAGCTATTCTTGGAGTTCCTTGATGAGCCAAATCCTCTGTTATCAAGCAACCGTTATGAGTTCCAACCTGTTgcaccaccttctgaagtaaaGCAAATAACCATACTGAAGCCATCAGAACCAACAAAGAGAAAAGGCAGCATCCTTGTGGGGAGACAACTGCTTTCAGATGGAGATGAAAGTGAACGTAACAGATACAGGCGCCATCAGAGTTTAGATGTTTCCCCAGCAAATTCAAATTTGTCTGAGCCAACAAAAATTGTAGTACTAAAGCCAGGACTCTCCAATTCTCATGATTCCAGGATTGCGAGGTCTTCATTATCATCGGCAGAAGATAGTGAAGAAGAAAGTATGATGACGGTTGATGAAACCGTGTGCTCAAGAAGGTTGGCAAAGGAGATCACTTGGCAGATGAGGATGTGGCTAAAAGACAAGCAAGATGAAGAGAGCATGCTCTCATGTGAATACCCTGACTTTTATATCGGAGATGACTCCTTCAGTAAGTCAGAAGTTGAGATTGCAAAAGAGATGTCTGGTGAAACAAGTGAGGAATTGGAGTTTGGCACTCCGACTTCTGGCCGTTCTTGGGATTTTCTGAGTAGAAGTGGAAGTCCTTACTCTGCGTCATGCTCTAGTCAGGCATCCCATAGAAGGGAACCATCTGTAGTTAGGGAAGGCAAGAAGAAGATTTTAGAGAGATGGTCTATGGTATCATCAACAGTCAGTAGTGAGGAAGAAATGGAAGGTCGCAGAAGTACAGGCACACTTGGTGACATGCTCACAATACCGAAAGTCAAGGACCAGGAAGAAATTGGGGCTGAAACACTGGGGAGCCCAGCACCTGAGTTGGAACCTGAAGAACCTTTCTCATGTTTGCCAAGATCTCAATCTCTTCCACTTTCTTTGTCAAATGGATTAGCCTCTGGCACTCAGGAAGCTGAAAAGGAAAGAATCAGGAAGTCATCATCTTTTAGGGAAAAAGTTTCTAGCCTGTTCTCTAAAAATAAGAAATCGACTAGGGAGAAGGTAGATCCATCTGCGAGCAATAGACTCAAGAATGGAGGGGCTGTGACTACTGGTGATGTGAAGGAAGGCTGGAGCCATCTTGCGCTAGAGAATCTTCAGAAACAAAGTACTTGTCTAAATACAGATGAGAAGAACACTGTGCAAGGACTCGTGACTAGCTCTTGTGATACTAATGATACAGCTAATATCCCTGCCAAGGTAATTCAACATCTATCTTGTTAAAGCTGGTGCTCATGGTTTTCGTACAATCACTTGTGTAGCCTTCAAAAGTCCAAAATATGATAGTTAGCTTTGCTGTATCAGGATATTTCCTCCATTTCAAGTCTTGGCGCCCCAGGAATCTTTGGTGACCCTCAGGACCAACCTAGTCCTGTATCTGTACTGGATGGACCATTTATATGTGATAACAGGAGGCTACTGTACTCATctgaaaatttcataacttcaTCCCCACGTAagcctgaaaacccatttcatcAAACTCTTAGCTGTCTAGCGCAAGATGGTCTATCTCAAATGGCATTTTTACATATATGTGCAGAAGCTTTGTCGAGGTCTCCCCTGATCGGATCATTTTCACGGTCACTGTCATGGGAGGATCCCCCGCTGGAAGTCATGTCGCCAAATTCTTTGAGACTCTCAAGGCTTTTCTCAAAGGCTGATGAAGATCTAGATTCACTGACTTTTATCCAAAAGCTGGTCCACTCTTGTGGCATGGATGGAGAAAGTTGCATATTAGCTGACCCTTTGGACCCAGATTTGCTTGAGAAGATTTCCGATTATGATGAAGGAATTAAGTTTGGGAAAAGACGGTCAAAACAGAGGCTTCTTTTTGACGCCGTAAACGAAGCACTCACTGAGCTTGCTTCGATGGCGGAACTGGCTGCATACCCCTGGGGTAGATCATGCTCTTTGGAGCACGGGGATTGCAAGAATGGTTCCAGTAATTTGGCGGCTGAGGAAATTTGGCGGGTCATTAGGAACTGGTCGATACTTGAGAAGTATCCTCCCGGCGAAGCTATTGAAAGAAATCTCTTGCTGGAGATGATACTTAAGAGGGAGGTGGCTGAGGCAGCCAGCGCTGACACGACTCGGTTAGAGATGTTTGATCTCAACACCGCGGTCTGCGCCATGGTCTTGGAGGACCTGGTTGAAGAGACAGTTGTAGATCTGACTAACTGCTAGTGAGGTACCTCTGTCCTCTAACTAATAATCTTGCCTCTGCTCCCTAATATTGCTGTTGGTGTGATACTTGCTGCTGTAACACTGCTCCATTTATTCACGCAATTACTTGCTGAAATGTGATGTCAAATGGGTCTCTACCTTGTTTACATTTCTGTTTTGATCTCTGATATTTGCTCTAGCCGTTAACTATTAATGGTTTTGCAATGAATTATGCCATTGTTGTGTCTATATATAGCCGTTTTGCACACACAAGACAAAAAATAATAAGTTGCATGGCTCCACACTTCCACAGCACTAGTTTGTTGATGCTGCCTGTAGTTGAGATTGTCTCACTCGGGATGGAGAAAAAGGAGGGTTAGAAACAGGAGGAAATAGTGGGTGTACTGCTCTCCTTTGTGGTGGGGACCTATGCCTGCTTGGATCGATCAGTCCAATGCATGGTCTAGTGCAAAAGACATGAAAACATGCACATGGCATCTTGGAGCCTGTCCTGTCCTGTCCTGTCCACACATCTCACAAGGCACAAGATGATCCTGTTAGTGTGCATGTCAACTGCCATTTTGTTTATATGATTCGAGGACACCTTTTGTTTAGTTGAGTCTAGTTTAATCCAAGCTTAGGGCCTAGTACTCCCATGCCACTAGGCTGAAACATAGTACATGCTTAGCAGTAAGACAAATGTTGCCTGCCCATTGGCATGGTTATTTTGGTGAAGGAATCAACCAGACTAAACCGCCTTGTCATCGCCTCGAGATTGGCGCGTTTTGGGCCCTGCATAAGCAAAAATTAACGGGAGAGGAGAATCTCTTGAGCAGCCTTCATATCACGGTTACATTTGGGAAAGAGTAATTTGAGGTGAAGCTGAAGACCACGGCATCAAATTAAACATGGAGCTTTGCCCTGGTGTCTCGCGCCACTCCACCAGTTAGTTTAAACCAATTTGATACGTACAGTAGTATACTACTCCTGCAGTTGCTTGTAGAAAGGAGGTGTGCTTGTGATGTTGATGTTGCTGTTGCTGCCTGGTTGGATTATTAGGGTTCTTGTGGCCTGTGGCTGCCATTGCCATGTGGGCGGGCCACGTGGGCCCACATGCCAGGCAGAGGAGACGGTGCACTGGTGCTGCTGAATGATACCGGCCGGGGGCGGcgagccgctgccgctgctgctgcatGCTACAGGTCACTGGGGACCTGGAGGAGTAGCCAGCGTGCAGGTGGTGGCCAAAGCCATGGCCGGGCAGGTAGCTTAGGCCCAGTTTAGAtccgaaaaatttggcaaaatgagcactgtagcatttcgttgttatttggcaattagtgtccaatcatagtctaattaggcttaaaagattcgtctcgtggatttcgtctaaactgtgtaattagttttattttttatttatatttaatacttcatgcatgcgtccaaagattcgatgtgatgaagaatcttgaaaaaattGGCATTTTGGGTGGTACCTAAACATGCCCTTAGCCCTGTTCATCTTTTGCTCACTTTTCAGGCGAGCATGTGAATTTCCCTGGAGCATCTGCTGCAACTGAGCAGTGTGATTTCTTTCGCGCTCCTCTCCAGACTCTCAAGTTGCCACTGTTTGTGATCTGGCCTCTAAAGAAAACCACAGCAGCAGTCGGCCTCAGTCCTCTTGTTTTCTAGCTAGGGGCGAGCTCCAACTCGGTGCTGTGACTGTTGTTACATTACATATATACATCGCCCTGTCTCTCCAGTAACAATTCAATGGTGgttgcatacttgcattgcatgggGACTGAACTGAGTCACTGACAGCAGGGTAAAGAAATGTTTGACTCCTCTCTGCTTTGCTTCGGGCTTGTATATGTACGTATGTACATTGTGCCTTTTCGCTTGCATTGCATGCCATCATCAGCTAGCTTTTTGCTTGTACTTGTGAACAGTAGCTAAAGCTAGCACATGCAGACTGGCTGGTTCTCAGTTCTCACAAGAAAAGTGTTGACATCAGATGCCTTTGTTTTGCAGCTCTTCATCCTTGGTCGTCTGCCTTTGTTTTGCAGTGTCTATTGCTGCTGATGCCGCCATTTGCTGGATTTGGAGTGGAGTGTTTAGCCATTGGCCCATTGCCATGGGATCCAATCCAAAGCCTGAAGGCTGAAGGCTATCAGTTATTGCCATGAAATCTGCCTTTCCCCTGCAGCCGCTGCCGCCAAATTGCTGTAGGTTTTTGCGgtatgatatgaatgaatgccaTGGCCTGCTTGCATGCTTTGCTATTGAAAAGTAGGTTGGTGGGTACTACTAGTACGTACTACGTACTGCCCCTATCCTGTGGGCCTGTTTTGGCTGTCTGTGTGTGGTTGGTTGGTTCTTCTCGTTCAGGTTGCATGCACATGCACGCACTGTGTGTACACTGTACAGTGACTGACTGAAAGGTGTGGATCGTGTTGgggttgttccaaattcactccaggaccAGTgtttttctatctttgttatgttcaggatgaagggttgatttgtgatacaagatgaatttgtctcaaggtggagtttgttggagttgttccaaattcactccaggatataggccaggcttctgacggagcgaagcggaggcccgtcgccggaggcttgggccggagcgaagcggaggcccgtcgccggaggcttgggccggagcgtaggCCCATCAGGTCTCACCCCTGTGCTcgggggggtgcggggggcggagccccccgcggtacggtacggtatatacacccttgctagggtttcgtggagacttgattctcttgtaagccgccataggcgtgtaacccaaaactcttgagatagtgagattgttgctggctgatgctcgtggtttttccccttcacatcggaggggttttccacgttaaatcgtgtgtctcctctgtggcttgattctttacttcatattcctatacgtcgttcataacagatCGGAGCAACATTGATGAACTGGTGCTGCCATgccactgccaccacctccacGACGGCTCACAACGGTCTCTGGCCGGCTTCTGCCTGCATTGCTTTCTCACCGGTCCTTGAAGCATGCATGCATACTGTATGTCATATGTGTATGATGACTGaatgaaaagaaaggaaaagggtGGTTGCTTGTTTGATGTGGCATGGCGTTTGGCAAGCAGGCAAAGCAATGCTGCTGTGCAGGAGCAGCCAGCTCCTGCTCGGTTATCGCGCATGTTTTTATTTAACCTGATTATCACACATGGTTACTCGAGTAATAATGACGAATGAATGATGGGACTCGAAGGGTAATCTCAGTTAACCACTTTTTACTAGCAACCTAGTTTGCGGTCTCGTTTGATATGGCTCTGCTTCACAGGTCGAGTACTTTTTCGTAACTCGTGGAACCAAAACTGTTTTGAGGAACCGTCTGGTAAATCAGCTCATCATATCATAGCACATAGAATTGATGAAGAACATATTCATAATAATCTAGCCGTTTTTTATATCCTCCTTCCCTATTTATCTTACTTCTTTCCTGTCTTTCTCCCGATGCCTTCAGCCTCCCTGGTCGTCATTCTTCTTCAATCTCCACGCCTGTGCCTCTGCTGCTCCCTTTGTGACTGCGCAGCAGGGGTAGACGTCGAAAGGGCTCCTGCTGTTGCATTATAGCCGCTGCAGGAGTAGGCGTCGAAAGACTCCCCTGCCGTCACatctaggccctgtttggttacccctcctaaaaactttaggagctaaaatttgactaaagaaccaaacaccttcTTCTAAAAGCTCCTAAAAACTTTAGGAGGGGCCAAAAACTTTAGGAGCTCCACCCCTCCTAAAAGCTCATAAAGTTCATCCTGGACCTAGGGTACCCCTCTCGACCGCACGCTCCCCCACGCCCCGCACCCACGTCCCGAACGCTGCCccgctccctccctcctccacgATGGCGCCCGCCGGATCCTCCGCCCCCACTCCCTCGCGCCGCCGCACGGGCCGGCCGCGGCGCCCCCGCTCCTCGACGCCGGCACCATGATGTCCGCCTTGGAGAGGCCGAGCGCCGGGCCGATGAGGAAGGCG encodes:
- the LOC136478352 gene encoding uncharacterized protein, yielding MKGAQDKRHRKKQDLQVLAPFPGCLGRMINMFDLSNGVVATKMLTEKAHRDVSPAGKDRSNTFKMAINPPAQTEDKQRDSQTRRNSPTKRSNSPTKRTGATPVKMLMEQDMWKEGMPDEPLNVVARLMGLHDAPVQQSNFPLGRQLDKEYHCGGFEENYRNLKPKKESKCHQNQKVGARHQHTWNDSGDQPSRINSIQSKHQGNEPCCEKRMSLVREKFAEAKRLATDEKLLHSKEFQDALQFLSSNRELFLEFLDEPNPLLSSNRYEFQPVAPPSEVKQITILKPSEPTKRKGSILVGRQLLSDGDESERNRYRRHQSLDVSPANSNLSEPTKIVVLKPGLSNSHDSRIARSSLSSAEDSEEESMMTVDETVCSRRLAKEITWQMRMWLKDKQDEESMLSCEYPDFYIGDDSFSKSEVEIAKEMSGETSEELEFGTPTSGRSWDFLSRSGSPYSASCSSQASHRREPSVVREGKKKILERWSMVSSTVSSEEEMEGRRSTGTLGDMLTIPKVKDQEEIGAETLGSPAPELEPEEPFSCLPRSQSLPLSLSNGLASGTQEAEKERIRKSSSFREKVSSLFSKNKKSTREKVDPSASNRLKNGGAVTTGDVKEGWSHLALENLQKQSTCLNTDEKNTVQGLVTSSCDTNDTANIPAKDISSISSLGAPGIFGDPQDQPSPVSVLDGPFICDNRRLLYSSENFITSSPQALSRSPLIGSFSRSLSWEDPPLEVMSPNSLRLSRLFSKADEDLDSLTFIQKLVHSCGMDGESCILADPLDPDLLEKISDYDEGIKFGKRRSKQRLLFDAVNEALTELASMAELAAYPWGRSCSLEHGDCKNGSSNLAAEEIWRVIRNWSILEKYPPGEAIERNLLLEMILKREVAEAASADTTRLEMFDLNTAVCAMVLEDLVEETVVDLTNC